The following are encoded together in the Vigna angularis cultivar LongXiaoDou No.4 chromosome 9, ASM1680809v1, whole genome shotgun sequence genome:
- the LOC108321185 gene encoding rop guanine nucleotide exchange factor 3, which translates to MENSSNFDENSDVGYQPSHSSVDQNDHSITETVGYSTFSGDSFAYCRTNSEVSNFSEPIDDNSFRSEHSPSLWTPVKHGASQAVLSRLGMKQPRNSMDDKSEDLDLLESELDMMRERFSKLLLGEDMSGGGKGVCTAVTISNSITNLYATVFGQNLKLEPLNPEKKAMWKREMNCLLSVCDYIVEFAPTAQYLEDGTIVEMMTSRPRSDIYINLPALQKLDTMLIEILDSFHDTEFWYADQGSLSGNSTRSRAGSFRRIVQRKDEKWWLPVPCVHPGGLSEKSTKHLSEKRDCANQIHKAAMAINSSVLAEMDIPETYMANLPKSGRTSLGDTIYRYMYSADKFSPDYLLDCLKISSEHEALELADKVESSMFTWRRKACLSHSKTSWNKVKDLMADTDRSDKNYTLAERAETLLFCLKQRYPELSQTSLDTCKIQYNRDVGKAILESYSRVLEGLAFNIVAWIEDVLHADKSARK; encoded by the exons ATGGAAAATTCATCCAACTTTGATGAAAACTCTGATGTGGGGTACCAACCTTCACATTCTTCTGTGGATCAAAATGACCATTCAATCACTGAAACTGTTGGATACTCCACATTCAGTGGCGATTCCTTTGCGTATTGCAGGACTAACTCTGAGGTCTCAAACTTCTCTGAGCCTATTGATGACAATAGCTTTAGAAGTGAACATTCACCTTCTCTATGGACACCTGTGAAACATGGAGCAAGTCAAGCTGTTCTTTCAAGGTTAGGAATGAAGCAACCCAGGAACTCAATGGATGATAAATCTGAGGATCTTGATCTCTTGGAGTCAG AGCTTGATATGATGAGGGAAAGATTTTCAAAGCTTCTATTGGGGGAAGACATGTCTGGTGGTGGGAAAGGTGTTTGCACTGCAGTTACAATATCAAATTCAATCACCAACCTCTATG CAACTGTTTTTGGGCAAAATTTAAAGTTGGAGCCTCTTAATCCTGAGAAGAAGGCCATGTGGAAAAGAGAAATGAATTGTCTCCTATCTGTGTGTGATTACATAGTAGAATTTGCCCCAACTGCACAATATTTAGAAGATGGTACAATTGTGGAG ATGATGACAAGTAGACCAAGGTCAGATATTTATATCAACCTCCCAGCTCTTCAAAAGCTTGACACAATGCTCATA GAAATATTGGACAGTTTCCATGACACTGAATTTTGGTATGCAGACCAAGGGAGCTTATCAGGTAACTCAACTCGGTCACGTGCAGGCTCATTTCGAAGGATTGTTCAGAGGAAAGATGAGAAATGGTGGCTTCCAGTTCCTTGTGTTCATCCTGGAGGCCTCTCTGAAAAGTCAACAAAACACTTGAGTGAGAAAAGAGACTGTGCTAATCAGATTCATAAAGCAGCTATGGCTATAAATAGCAGTGTTCTTGCAGAGATGGACATCCCAGAAACATATATGGCAAATCTTCCCAAG AGTGGAAGAACAAGTCTGGGGGACACAATTTACCGCTATATGTATTCTGCAGACAAGTTCTCACCAGATTACCTTCTTGATTGTCTCAAAATAAGTTCTGAACATGAAGCACTTGAGCTGGCAGACAAGGTTGAGTCTTCAATGTTCACTTGGAGGAGAAAAGCTTGTCTGAGCCATTCAAAAACATCATGGAACAAAGTTAAGGATCTCATGGCTGACACTGACCGAAGTGACAAAAACTACACTTTAGCTGAGAGAGCTGAAACCTTGTTGTTTTGCTTGAAGCAAAGATATCCTGAGCTCTCACAAACATCCTTGGACACATGCAAGATTCAATATAACAGG GATGTTGGAAAGGCAATATTAGAGAGCTACTCAAGAGTATTAGAAGGCTTAGCATTCAACATTGTAGCTTGGATTGAAGATGTTCTTCATGCAGATAAATCAGCAAGGAAATAA
- the LOC108321204 gene encoding 54S ribosomal protein L24, mitochondrial produces the protein MREGFTIVIDKMAFRGKEMMKKILKTVGENGLSQRDKETLEKCMPRSKVVMNRAKRGLFAGRHIQFGNSVSEDGGNKTRRTWKPNVQEKRLFSYILDRHVRVKVTTHAIRCIDKAGGIDEYLLKTPYHKMDTEMGILWKAKIEKLYEELGQKEVVFFSPEAEAKFEQDFKDLKLSEREAQKEVRRKMYTGMSKHERVPISYILAADKLKAGSVVSN, from the exons ATGAGAGAGGGGTTTACTAT AGTGATAGATAAAATGGCGTTCAGAGGAAAagaaatgatgaagaaaattcTGAAGACGGTGGGAGAGAATGGTTTGAGTCAAAGAGATAAGGAAACGTTGGAGAAATGCATGCCTCGAAGCAAGGTTGTGATGAATCGCGCCAAACGTGGTCTATTTGCTGGGCGACACATTCAGTTTGGGAATAGTGTCAGTGAAGATGGCGGTAACAA GACAAGGAGAACTTGGAAACCGAATGTCCAGGAAAAGCGGCTCTTCAGCTACATCCTAGATCGTCACGTTCGTGTTAAAGTGACCACACATGCCATCCGATGCATAGACAAGGCAGGTGGGATTGATGAGTACTTGCTGAAAACTCCTTATCACAAGATGGACACTGAAATGGGCATTCTCTGGAAGgcaaaaattgagaaattgtaTGAAGAGCTTGGCCAAAAGGAGGTTGTATTCTTTTCACCTGAGGCTGAAGCGAAGTTTGAGCAGGACTTTAAAGATTTGAAATTGTCTGAAAGGGAAGCACAAAAGGAGGTCAGAAGAAAGATGTACACTGGGATGAGCAAGCACGAACGGGTTCCTATTTCGTATATCTTAGCTGCTGACAAACTCAAAGCTGGAAGCGTTGTTTCTAATTAA